GCCCTTTGACGGCGCGATCAGCGCGTACTTCAACGATGACGCACCGGAGACCATTCGGGCAGCGATCAAGCGTGCGGACAAAGATGAAATTCTCAACGCGAGCTATCCGCATTCCGAGCGGCTGGCCCGCAAGGTCTATGAAAAAGAAATGGACCGGTTGCAGATCGAGTTGGTCAAGCTTCAGGCTTGGGTGCGTCACACCGGCACGCGCATCGCTTGCGTGTTTGAAGGGCGCGATGCCGCTGGCAAGGGTGGCACGATCAGCCGTTTCCGCGCCAACCTGAACCCGCGCCATGCTCGCGTTGTGGCACTCTCCAAGCCGACCGAGACCGAAAGGTCTGAATGGTATTTCCAGCGCTATATCAAACACCTACCTGCTGCGGGTGATATGGTGTTTTTCGATCGTTCATGGTACAATCGGGGTGTTGTCGAGGAGGTCTTCGGGTTTTGTACGCCTGAAGAACGCGCACAGTTCTTCGATCAGGTCAGCCCCTTTGAAAAGCTGATTACAGACGACGGCGTGCATCTGTTCAAGTTTTGGCTGAATGTTGGCCGTGCAGAGCAGTTGCGCCGGATGCTGGCCCGCGAATGCGATCCGTTGAAGCAATGGAAGTTGAGCGGCATTGATGTGAAGGGCCTGCCGAAATGGGATGCTTATTCCAAAGCCATTCAGGAAACACTCGCCCGCAGTCACTCTGATCACGCGCCTTGGACAATCATTCGTTCTGACGACAAACGCCGCGCGCGGTTGAATGCGATCCGAACCGTGCTGCATGCATTCGACTATGATCGCAAAGACACCAAGGCGATTGGAAAGATAGATCACGGTGTTTGCGGCGGGCCGGAAATCTGGGATGCCTAAGAAGGGCTATCATCACGGCAATCTGCGTCAGGCCCTGACGGCCGCTGCGCTTGAGCTGATCGAGGCACGTGGCCCGATGGGGTTCACGCTATCAGAGGCCGCTAAACAGGCAGGCGTCACGCCCGCTGCCGTCTACCGCCATTTTGACGGACGCGAAGCACTGATCGCCGAGGCCGCACAGCAGGGCTACGAGATTTTTGCGGATCTGATGGAATACGCCTATCAATCCGGTCAACCTTCAGCGCTCAAGGCGTTTGAGGCGACGGGACGTGCCTATCTGGCATTCGCCCGCAAGTACCCCGGTCACTATATCGCGATGTTTGAAAGTGGCATTTCGATCAACCGCACGCCTGAACTGGCATTGGTCGCAAACCGTGCAAATGGTGTGTTGGAAAAAGCGGCGACCGATCTGAGCCAGCACATTCCTGAAGACAAACGCCCTCCGGCTTCCATGTTCTCCGCCCATATCTGGGCAATGAGCCACGGGGTCGTTGAGCTGTTTGCCCGCAACTCACCCGGGCGCGCATCGCCCTTCCCGCCAGAAGATTTGCTCGAGACGGGAATAGGCATTTATCTGCGCGGATTGGGTTTGGTACAGCCCGACGACTAGTCCGCCATTTCAGGCGTCAACGACTTCATTACATCCGCGGCGATCTTGACCGATGCAACTCTTGCATCATGATCATGTATCTGGCTGGTCAGAATGATTTCGTCAGGTGCGTATCGGTCGATCAATGCTCCCAATTGCGTGCGCACGCTTTCGGGGCTGCCTGTTGCAGACACCTTCATCATATGATCGACGGAGTGACGCAGCCCCGCGCCCAGTAGATCATCGATATTCTCAACCGGCCGTGGCAGCTTGCCCCGTGTTCCTGTTCTCATCCGTGCAAAGGCCTGCTGCATAGACGTGCGCAGGTACACCCCTTCAGCATCCGTCTGGCCCGCAAACACATTTGCCGCGAGCATGAAGTGCGGCTTTTCCAAACCGGCAGAAGGTTTGAAAGTGCGCCGGTAGACGTCGATTGCCTGCTCCAACGCATCGGGTGCGAAGTGGGAGGCAAAAGCATAAGGCAGCCCGAAGTGCGCGGCCAGTTGAGCACCGTACAGCGACGAGCCGAGTATCCAGATCGGCACATGACTGCCCTCGCCGGGCAATGCACGGACCGGAGCGTTTTCGCGCGGTGCGCCCACATAGGCCATAAGCTCTGCTACGTCACCGGGGAAGTCATCGCTGCCAGCACGCCGCAGCGCATGGTAAACTGCCTGATCGCCACCGGGTGCACGTCCCAGACCAAGATCGATCCGGTCACCATACAACGCAGCCAGCGTGCCAAACTGCTCTGCAATTGCCAGCGGTGCGTGGTTGGGTAACATGATGCCACCTGCCCCGACCCGCATTTTCTTTGTATGCGCGGCCACATGGCCGATCAGTACGGAAGTGGCCGCACTGGCGATACCGGGCATGTTGTGGTGCTCCGCCATCCAATAGCGGTGATAGCCTGCCTGCTCTGCCTGCTGCGCCAAATCCGTTGTGTTCTTTAGCGACTGCGCGATGTCGGACCCTTCGGGGACCGGTGCCAGGTCAAGAAGCGAATATTTCATGCCATCCTCATTTCTGTCTTGTGGGCCAGCTTCGGCCCCTGACTGCTTGTGAGATAGATAAGAGCAGCAGCGGCGTGACCCAACCCCAAACCCGAAATTCACATGAAGGAAACCGCATATCCGCGGAAACCAACTGTACGCCTACCCTGAAGGATAGGAAGTAATCCGGCCGGATAGGACGCGTATCCCCATTTGCAACCGATGATCCGATATCGCCTTCGCGCAAAAATGCAAAACATGGTTTTCAGAACTGCGTAAACAATGTGCCGGAACACGCACTATGTTGTTGTCAGCACGCAAGTCCCCTCACTGGGTGGCTAGATCGTGTGGTGTGTGTGTTGTCGTGTTCCGGTTCATTGGTTTGCGTTCTTTCTGAAAATGGCTTCTCGAGAGCCAAACCAAAAATGGGGCTTAGGCGTGATAAACTGGGATGATCTGAAATTTTGTCTGGCGTTGCATCGCCATGGCTCAATGTTGAATGCGGGTATTAGCCTGAAAGCAAATGTGGCCACGGTCTCCCGAAGGCTAGAACGCATCACGCAAGATGCCGGCAAAGCGATTTTCATTCGGAAGGGTCAGGAGTGGAAGCCAACCGCTTTCGGTGCCGAACTGATGAATATGGCGCAATACATTGATGAGCGGTTGAACGTCCTCACCGCCGACGAAGACGAATTACTGGCCGAGAATGCCTTGGTCCGACTTTCGATCAGTCTTACCATCATGCAGACTTTCATGGCGGATATCCTCGATTACCGGAATAAATCCGATATTCCTTATAACCTTGACCTGACCATCCGTGATCGCGGGCTTGCCTATTCCGAGACGGACCTTGCCGTGCGGTATTTCCGTCCCGATCATGGCAATTTCATCTGTGCCAAAGTGACAGAGCTGGAGGTGCGACCTTATGTGAACGTCAATCTGACCCACGCCCCTACCGAATGGAACGAGGTGGATTACGACGGTATCAGGTTTGATCCTGCCGAAGACGGTTTTGACATCTCGCCGGTTCCCCGAATGCGGCTTGAGGGTTTGAACCTGACAGCACAGTCGCTCAAGACCGGTAGCCGCCTCGCCTATTTTCCGGTGTCGTTCGGGGACGACATCCCCTGGCTCAAACGTGCAGCGCCCGACCGTATGCCGCGTACGCTTGAGGTCTGGATGGTCTATCACAAGACGCGCAAGCTTGACCCCGTGGTGCGTGCAGCAGTCGATATGATCCAGGCCACCATGTCCTGAACGGCAGCCCCCCAAGGAACACATTCTTGCAAAGGGTCATTTGCATTCCCGTCTATCGACCCAAAACAAAAGATGACGTTAAGTAAACTTACAGAGCGGAACAATCCGCCAAACGATATTGAGGCATAGTTATGAAAAGACCCACCGACTACGTGGCGTGGATGGCACGCATTTTTGCTGGTTTGTTGTTAGTGGTAATTGGTTTGCAACCTGTCACCGGTGCGCATGAGCACCACCGTGAGACTTTCTATCCGATATTTCTAATGTCCACTGAGGTTTATGCGCTGGATATCCTCTTGCGCCTGCTGTTCGTTGTTTTTGGGGTCGCGATCATGCTTGGCATCAGGTCGCGGTTGCTGGCAGCATTCATGCTCGCTGTGACGCTGCTTCAGGCTGCCCACTGTCTCGTCGAGAATGCGGAAGTGAATTTCGGCCACAGCATGCTTTTCCTTCTGATTGCAATCCTGTCGATCCTGATCGTCAGAGGGGGCGGCATCTATGCGATGCGACCTGAGGGATGGAACAATATTCCGCTATAGCAGCGACAGTAAAAACAACAAAAAGGCCGCCTTGATCAAGGCGGCCTTTTCTAATTTCAGATTTAGTAAGATTAACGCTTGGAGAACTGGAAGCTCTTACGCGCTTTGGCCTTACCGTATTTCTTACGCTCAACAACACGGCTGTCGCGTGTCAGGAAGCCCGCGGCTTTCAGCGCGCCACGCAGGGAGGGCTCATAAAGCTGCAGTGCTTTGGAGATACCGTGCTTGACCGCACCGGCCTGACCGGACAAGCCGCCGCCCTTGACGGTAGCGAATACGTCAAACTGGCCTTCGGTGTTGGTGATGCCGAAAGGCTGCGCAAGGATCATCTGCAGCACGGGGCGTGCAAAGTAATCGTTCTGCGGCTTGCCGTTTACAGTTACCTTACCGGAACCTGGCTTGATCCAGACACGGGCGACCGCGTCCTTACGCTTGCCTGTGGCATAGGAGCGACCCAGTTCGTCACGAACCGGCTCCCGGTTGATTTCCATCGTCTCGGGCGTGCCCTGCACTGCACCGATATCGTCGGTCACGACCTTCGCGAGGTCTTCGAGTGTGTTGATTTCGTCGGCCATCTTTATGCGCTCCGCGTGTTTTTCTTGTTCATGGCTTTGACGTCCAGAACTTCGGGGCTTTGTGCCTCATGTGGGTGATCTGTGCCTGCGTAGACGCGCAGGTTGGTCATGATCTGACGGCTCAGGCGGTTGCCGGGCAACATGCGCTTGACCGCTTGGGTCACAACACGCTCGGGGTGTGCACCTTCAAGGATCTGCGCTTTTGTACGCTCCTTGATGCCGCCGGGGTGGCCGGTGTGCCAGTAAAACTTCTCTTCGCGCTTCTTGCCGGTCATCTGGACCTTTTCAGCGTTGATGATGATGACATTGTCACCACAATCCATGTGCGGCGTGAAAGAAGGCTTGTGCTTGCCACGCAAGCGCATGGCAACGATCGACGCAAGACGGCCCAGCACGACGCCTTCGGCGTCAATGATGATCCATTTCTTGTCGATGTCTGCCGGTGTAGCAGTGAAGGTTTTCATCGGTTATTCCTAAAGTTTATGTCGCAAAGACGGTCTCTCTGCGCGGATATGATGGGCGGGTTATAAAGCCTGCCGTCACACGGTCAAGCGGGATTTTCCGATGATTTAATAGCAAAAACAATAGCTTGTGATTTAGGTATCATAATACCCCAGATCAAACGCCGATTTCATCCGGCGGATTATCCAGCAACACGCGCAGACGCTCCATTGCGGCCTCAAAACTGCGCAGGGACACGCCCCCGTTGACTGCCATGCGCACTGCATGCGGGCTTTGCGCGTCTCGCGCTGCGAATTCCTCGGCGGCCCGGATCTGCACGCCTGCTTGTTCAGCGGCCTGACAGAACGCGGAGGCACGCCAGCCCTGTGGCAACTTCAGCCACAAGAACGGCACATCGCTGCGCCACATCAGATCAAATCCGCCCAGCGTATTCACGGCGGATTTCACATATCTCTCGACACCCAGACGGGATGCTTTCATGATCTGAGGCAATTGCGGATGGCTCAGCAGTGCGGCGGCCAGATCAAGCATGGGCGTTGCCAACCCGAAAAATCCATGCTCGGCCGAGCGGTGCAGCGCACCCGACATCCCCTTTGGACCGATAGCACAACCAATCCGAAGCGCCGGCGTCACTGACTTCGACAAAGAGCTGACATACCAACCACGCTCGGGCGCCAATTGTCGGTATCCTTCTCCTTCGGCACGGCCCATGCGGTAACAATCATCCTCAAGGATCTGCAAATCAGCGCGGCGCGCCACTTCTACCAGCGCAAGTCGCCGTGCCATCGGCGTGAACCCGCAGGTCGGGCTATGCACCTCTGGCGAAGTACACAATACCTGCGCTTCGGGGTGCCGCTCGGCCTGCTCTGCCAAAGCTTCGGGAATGATCCCATCGTTGTCGCACGCAATTGGGACTACATCCGCTCGCAAAAGCTCTGCCGCACGCCGGAAACCGGGATATGCCAGCTCTTCTACAAAAACGACGGGCCGCCTGCCCCGCAGGATCGTTTGCAATACAAGCAGGATCGCATTCTGACCGCCATGCGACAAAACAATATCGCTCTGATCTACCTGACCAATAGGGGCACCTTGTAACCACTGTGCCATGCCCATCCGTGCAGGCATTGCGCTGCGCCGCGATGGGTAGTGCATGATCCCTGAGGGCGGGTCCTGTGCGATTTCGGCCAGCAGACCGCGGATCAGCGCCGCCTGCCCGCCATCCGGCAGATGCGGCGAAAACAGGTTCACGACATCCGTATCGCCACCAGTATTATGTCTGACTGCATCTATTTCGATCAGGTTGAGCGGACGTTCCCCCGCCTCTTTGTCAACGCCGGTCGACGGGTCAGAGACAAATGTGCCGCGTCCGACCTCCGCGTGCAAAACGCCACTATCAGTCAACACGGTATAGGCCCGCGCGACTGTTCCGGGCGTAATCTGCAACTTCCATGCCAGATCACGGACCGGAGGAAGCTTCTCCCCCACAGATAAAGTGCCGCTTGCGATCTGGTCGCGGATCAATGCCACAACAGCTTTGTACTTGGGTTTGGTCTCGCGTAACCCGTCCTGAACCCAAATTGTATCCATTACAATATTTCCCTAGCAGCTTTGTATCGATATTTGTATCGTAAAATTGTAGCAACTAGCTACATTGTGTCAATACATTTTTAGATAGGAGACTTCCCATGACACACGCAAGATTGATCCAGACCGATACATTCAGCATTCAGACACGGCCCGGCACGCCGGTTGCCGCTGTGATCGCGGTCAAATTCGCAATCTTGGTGACGAAATGGGCCGCACGCCGCCAAACACGCCTCGCTTTGGCACAGCTTGAGCCTTGGCAACTGGCGGATGTGGGACTGACACCGGACGAGGCAATTACTGAATCGCGCCGCGTGTTCTGGCAGATGTAACTTCCCCGTGGCATCTACCAGACCTCTTCAAACTGGGCCGGAGCTTCTCCGGCCCTTTTTTCTGCGCAGAACTGTTCAGTTCACGTGAGGTGGGGGTAGCGCGTATGTCAGGCTTGCCCGTGCGACAGGTTCCTCCATCCCTTCTGAGAACAGCAATACATCCGTCACCGAAAGCTGTTTGCCCAACTTTAGCAACCGCGCCTTGGCAATGAGTGGTACATTCGCGGCAGGCTTGCGCATGAAGTCGATGGAGCAATTGGTCGTCACGGCCAGTGCCCTTGGTCCGATCACTGATAGCGTGACGATATAGGCAGCAACATCCGCAAGACCGAACATCGACGGACCCGAGATCGTGCCGCCCGGGCGCAGATGCTTGTCAGAGGTCAAAAGCCGCATCGTCACTTCCCCCGCGCCAACATGATCGACATTGAACTCATCAGCGACCTGTTTGAACACTTCGCTCATAAAAGCGTTCAGCTCTTCTGCGGTCATTACCGGTGTCATGCTTGTTCTCCCCTTTAGTCTCGTCCTAGAGTTGGCGCAGAAAACCGGAGGGTGACAAGATGGCAATTCTCGAAGTGACGCAACGTGGTGCGGTGGCACAGCTGACTATGAATGCGCCCGAGCGTCTGAATGCCCTGTCGGACGAAATGCTGGACGCCTTGCAAACAACGCTCGACGGATTTGCAAACGACCCGCAAACCCGCGTCATCACGCTGCGCGGCACCGGCAAGGCATTCTGTGCGGGCCATGATCTGCGCCAGATGACCGCCATGCGACAGGCCGCGGATGGCGGTGCCGCCGCTTTCAAGGACCTCTTTGACAGATGTGCCAAGGTGATGTCGCGCATTCAATCTTTACCGCAGCCCGTTATCGCGCAAGTACACGGTATTGCCACTGCGGCGGGATGCCAGCTTGTGGCAACCTGCGACATGGCCGTTGCCGCAGAGGGCACGCGGTTTGGCGTCAATGGCGTGAACATCGGTCTGTTCTGTTCTACGCCCATGGTCGCCCTCAGCCGCAACATCCCGCGCAAACAAGCGTTCGAAATGCTGACAACCGGCGACTTCATCCAGGCAGATCGTGCGCAATCATTGGGACTGGTGAACCGCGTCGTGCCATCAGGCAATCTGGAAAAAGAAACAGCAGCCCTTGCAGAACAGGTGGCTTCAAAACTGGGGGCTGCGGTCAAGATCGGGAAAGAGGCATTTTACAATCAGATCGCAATGAATACTGCTGATGCTTACGCCTACACTGGTGATGTAATGGTACAAAACATGCTGCGTGAAGACACTGCCGAAGGCATTGACGCGTTCCTCGCAAAGCGCCCCCCAAACTGGGACCAGTGATTGTTTCTGCAACAGTATACAATTGTTGCAAAAAGAGGGCTATTAATTGGGGCGCAATTGGGGCATGAATGTGACAGAGCGCAAACGCGCCTGACCATTTTGGGTCGCCGCCGGCGGAAGGTCCCTCCAGATCAGCCTCTCACTGATCGACCATTCCCGCAGCGGCGACCCCAAAATCCCCCTCCTTCCAGATGATGCGACACGCTGCCCATTGCGCCTGTGCGACACCTGCCCTACA
The Sulfitobacter noctilucicola genome window above contains:
- a CDS encoding DUF1127 domain-containing protein yields the protein MTHARLIQTDTFSIQTRPGTPVAAVIAVKFAILVTKWAARRQTRLALAQLEPWQLADVGLTPDEAITESRRVFWQM
- the rplM gene encoding 50S ribosomal protein L13, whose amino-acid sequence is MKTFTATPADIDKKWIIIDAEGVVLGRLASIVAMRLRGKHKPSFTPHMDCGDNVIIINAEKVQMTGKKREEKFYWHTGHPGGIKERTKAQILEGAHPERVVTQAVKRMLPGNRLSRQIMTNLRVYAGTDHPHEAQSPEVLDVKAMNKKNTRSA
- a CDS encoding LysR family transcriptional regulator, with translation MINWDDLKFCLALHRHGSMLNAGISLKANVATVSRRLERITQDAGKAIFIRKGQEWKPTAFGAELMNMAQYIDERLNVLTADEDELLAENALVRLSISLTIMQTFMADILDYRNKSDIPYNLDLTIRDRGLAYSETDLAVRYFRPDHGNFICAKVTELEVRPYVNVNLTHAPTEWNEVDYDGIRFDPAEDGFDISPVPRMRLEGLNLTAQSLKTGSRLAYFPVSFGDDIPWLKRAAPDRMPRTLEVWMVYHKTRKLDPVVRAAVDMIQATMS
- a CDS encoding PLP-dependent aminotransferase family protein, whose protein sequence is MDTIWVQDGLRETKPKYKAVVALIRDQIASGTLSVGEKLPPVRDLAWKLQITPGTVARAYTVLTDSGVLHAEVGRGTFVSDPSTGVDKEAGERPLNLIEIDAVRHNTGGDTDVVNLFSPHLPDGGQAALIRGLLAEIAQDPPSGIMHYPSRRSAMPARMGMAQWLQGAPIGQVDQSDIVLSHGGQNAILLVLQTILRGRRPVVFVEELAYPGFRRAAELLRADVVPIACDNDGIIPEALAEQAERHPEAQVLCTSPEVHSPTCGFTPMARRLALVEVARRADLQILEDDCYRMGRAEGEGYRQLAPERGWYVSSLSKSVTPALRIGCAIGPKGMSGALHRSAEHGFFGLATPMLDLAAALLSHPQLPQIMKASRLGVERYVKSAVNTLGGFDLMWRSDVPFLWLKLPQGWRASAFCQAAEQAGVQIRAAEEFAARDAQSPHAVRMAVNGGVSLRSFEAAMERLRVLLDNPPDEIGV
- the ppk2 gene encoding polyphosphate kinase 2: MDLPFDGAISAYFNDDAPETIRAAIKRADKDEILNASYPHSERLARKVYEKEMDRLQIELVKLQAWVRHTGTRIACVFEGRDAAGKGGTISRFRANLNPRHARVVALSKPTETERSEWYFQRYIKHLPAAGDMVFFDRSWYNRGVVEEVFGFCTPEERAQFFDQVSPFEKLITDDGVHLFKFWLNVGRAEQLRRMLARECDPLKQWKLSGIDVKGLPKWDAYSKAIQETLARSHSDHAPWTIIRSDDKRRARLNAIRTVLHAFDYDRKDTKAIGKIDHGVCGGPEIWDA
- a CDS encoding PaaI family thioesterase, encoding MTPVMTAEELNAFMSEVFKQVADEFNVDHVGAGEVTMRLLTSDKHLRPGGTISGPSMFGLADVAAYIVTLSVIGPRALAVTTNCSIDFMRKPAANVPLIAKARLLKLGKQLSVTDVLLFSEGMEEPVARASLTYALPPPHVN
- a CDS encoding LLM class flavin-dependent oxidoreductase, which produces MKYSLLDLAPVPEGSDIAQSLKNTTDLAQQAEQAGYHRYWMAEHHNMPGIASAATSVLIGHVAAHTKKMRVGAGGIMLPNHAPLAIAEQFGTLAALYGDRIDLGLGRAPGGDQAVYHALRRAGSDDFPGDVAELMAYVGAPRENAPVRALPGEGSHVPIWILGSSLYGAQLAAHFGLPYAFASHFAPDALEQAIDVYRRTFKPSAGLEKPHFMLAANVFAGQTDAEGVYLRTSMQQAFARMRTGTRGKLPRPVENIDDLLGAGLRHSVDHMMKVSATGSPESVRTQLGALIDRYAPDEIILTSQIHDHDARVASVKIAADVMKSLTPEMAD
- a CDS encoding TetR/AcrR family transcriptional regulator, encoding MPKKGYHHGNLRQALTAAALELIEARGPMGFTLSEAAKQAGVTPAAVYRHFDGREALIAEAAQQGYEIFADLMEYAYQSGQPSALKAFEATGRAYLAFARKYPGHYIAMFESGISINRTPELALVANRANGVLEKAATDLSQHIPEDKRPPASMFSAHIWAMSHGVVELFARNSPGRASPFPPEDLLETGIGIYLRGLGLVQPDD
- the rpsI gene encoding 30S ribosomal protein S9 produces the protein MADEINTLEDLAKVVTDDIGAVQGTPETMEINREPVRDELGRSYATGKRKDAVARVWIKPGSGKVTVNGKPQNDYFARPVLQMILAQPFGITNTEGQFDVFATVKGGGLSGQAGAVKHGISKALQLYEPSLRGALKAAGFLTRDSRVVERKKYGKAKARKSFQFSKR
- a CDS encoding enoyl-CoA hydratase encodes the protein MAILEVTQRGAVAQLTMNAPERLNALSDEMLDALQTTLDGFANDPQTRVITLRGTGKAFCAGHDLRQMTAMRQAADGGAAAFKDLFDRCAKVMSRIQSLPQPVIAQVHGIATAAGCQLVATCDMAVAAEGTRFGVNGVNIGLFCSTPMVALSRNIPRKQAFEMLTTGDFIQADRAQSLGLVNRVVPSGNLEKETAALAEQVASKLGAAVKIGKEAFYNQIAMNTADAYAYTGDVMVQNMLREDTAEGIDAFLAKRPPNWDQ